The following proteins are encoded in a genomic region of Magnolia sinica isolate HGM2019 chromosome 1, MsV1, whole genome shotgun sequence:
- the LOC131240594 gene encoding arogenate dehydratase/prephenate dehydratase 2, chloroplastic has product MAISRVIASWGCSYLLQKTDPDAFCYSFPVRLTTETGRVVKWRGRSFMGVCAGPLAKPATPVGDENPPSLPSAPPPVELQRVVDPASGNESRKLLKDLASLPKPLSVTDLSASPSSGSNVRVAYQGVPGAYSEAAALKAYPECEAVPCDQFEAAFKAVELWLVDKAVLPIENSLGGSIHRNYDLLLRHRLHIVGEVQLAVNHCLLGLPGVRMEDLKRVLSHAQALAQCEITLSKLGVIRESVDDTAGAAQFIASNNLKDAAAVASARAAEIYGLNVLAERIQDDPENITRFLILAREPIIPRTDRAFKTSIVFTLEEGPGVLFKALAVFAMRNINLTKIESRPQRKRPLRVVDDSNTGSAKYFDYLFFIDFEASMADSRAQNALGHLQEFATFLRVLGCYPMDTAL; this is encoded by the exons ATGGCCATTTCAAGAGTTATTGCTTCTTGGGGTTGTTCTTATCTCTTGCAGAAGACCGATCCCGACGCATTCTGTTACAGCTTCCCTGTCCGTTTGACTACGGAGACTGGTAGGGTTGTGAAATGGAGAGGGAGAAGCTTCATGGGCGTCTGCGCAGGCCCTTTGGCGAAGCCTGCCACGCCCGTTGGGGACGAGAACCCGCCTTCGTTGCCTTCAGCACCGCCGCCGGTCGAGCTCCAGCGGGTCGTCGATCCAGCTAGTGGCAATGAGTCGAGGAAACTGCTCAAGGATTTAGCTTCTCTCCCAA AGCCGTTATCTGTAACTGATCTTTCCGCTTCACCCAGCAGTGGTTCCAATGTCCGTGTAGCATATCAG GGTGTACCGGGTGCATACAGTGAGGCTGCCGCCCTCAAAGCATACCCTGAATGTGAGGCTGTCCCTTGTGACCAGTTTGAAGCTGCATTCAAG GCAGTTGAACTGTGGCTGGTTGATAAAGCAGTTCTTCCTATTGAAAATTCTTTAGGTGGAAGCATTCATCGTAATTATGACTTGCTCCTCCGCCATAGGCTTCACATTGTTGGTGAGGTGCAGTTGGCTGTTAACCACTGCCTTCTTGGGTTACCAGGTGTGAGAATGGAGGATCTAAAACGTGTTTTGAGCCATGCCCAG GCTCTTGCTCAATGTGAGATCACGCTGAGCAAGTTGGGTGTTATCAGAGAGAGCGTGGACGATACTGCTGGGGCTGCTCAG TTTATAGCTTCAAACAATCTGAAGGATGCTGCAGCTGTTGCAAGTGCTCGAGCTGCAGAAATTTATGGGCTTAATGTACTTGCAGAAAGAATCCAG GATGACCCCGAAAACATTACACGTTTTTTGATACTGGCTCGGGAACCAATAATTCCTAGAACAGATAGGGCATTTAAG ACAAGCATTGTTTtcacattggaagaaggtcctgGAGTACTATTTAAAGCTTTGGCCGTCTTTGCTATGAGGAATATTAATTTGACGAAG ATTGAAAGCAGGCCACAAAGAAAGAGACCATTGAGGGTTGTGGATGACTCAAACACTGGGAGTGCTAA ATATTTCGACTATCTTTTCTTTattgattttgaagcatccatgGCTGATTCCCGTGCACAAAATGCTCTGGGCCATTTACAG GAATTTGCAACATTTCTTCGAGTCCTCGGTTGCTATCCCATGGATACAGCTTTATAG